In the Flavobacterium sp. 90 genome, AGCTTTCAATGCTGGCAAAATTCTGCTTGCATCAGATGCGCTTTGAGCTTTAACTTTAGCTACATATTCTGCGTGATTAGCAGCAGCAGGAGCTTTAACAGTACTAATATTTTTCACTACATAAACTCCAGTGTTTCCTTCAATTGGAGCAGAGATTTTGTTTGCAGCTAAAGCAAATGCATTACCTACAACTCTTGGCTCTTGCCCAACTCCACCAGGTAATACCGGGTTATCCATAGTTACGTCAGCAGCTTGTTGAACAGCTACACCAGCGCTTTTAGCAATAGCTTCAAGGCTAGATCCTGTCATTTTAGCTTTTAACATTTCAGCTTTTTTCTTGTTTTTCAAGATTGGCTCAACATAAGGTCTAGCTAAAGTAACAGATACTAAACCAGATTTGTTTTCACTTTTGTATTGTGCAATTACGTGCCCAATATTAGCAATTTCAAAACGTTTTACATCTCCTTTGCTTGTTTCTTTGTCATATGCCCATCTAATGATGTTACGTTGGTTTCCTAGAGGACCAAATTGCTCGTCTAAAGCTTTTGCAGTTACCGGAGCAGCAACTTTTAAACCTAATTCTTTTGCAGTTGCATTAAAATCTTTATTAGCAGCATCCATTTCGAATTTAGTTGCCAATGTAAATACTTTATCAGAAGTAGCTTCAGATGGCTCAATTTTTTGAGCAATTGTAGCTAAACGAATTCCGTCTTGTTTATCTGTAATTTTGATAATGTGAAATCCGAAAGGAGTTTCAACTAAACCAATTTTTCCAATTCCGTTATTGAATACAAAATCATTGAATGGTTTTACCATTTGATTTGGACCAAAATATCCTAAATCTCCACCTTGTTGCGCAGATGAGTCATCAGAACTTGTAAATGCCAACATCATGAAACTATCAGGATTAGCCTGAACTTGTGCTAAAATTTCTTCAGCTTTAGCTTTAGCTTCTTCTTTAGTTCTTTTTTCTTTAGCATTTGGAGTTTGAGATCCTTCATATGCAATTAAGATATGACTTGCTTTTGCATTAACACCAGCTTTAAATCCTAAAGATTTAGAGATAGCATAATATTTTCCGTATACATAAGGACCGTAAATTGCTCCTGCAGGTAAACTAAATAATTTATCAGCATCGATAGCTGGTAAAGCATTTTTAGGAACATATGTAGAATCGTAAGGAACATCAGAATTTGAGTTTACGAATTCAGCAATGTTTGTTGCACTTTTAAAACCAGGCAATGTATCGTTTTTACCAGTTTTTGTATTGTACTCAACTCTACCGTTTAATAATGCAGTAATTTTAGCTTTAATTTCAGCTTCGTCTTCTTTTGAAGCTTTGTCTTCTACTAAAACATATTGAAT is a window encoding:
- a CDS encoding peptidylprolyl isomerase — encoded protein: MAVLAKIRQRSALLIGVIALALFAFIIQDLFTRGSFGQSSKDVGSIDGKDISFEDFRVKVSNVEKSGQGITSTEAANRVWDQEVSIALLSAQFDKLGLRVGEKHLLEVLKADPNIGKNPMFLNAAGLFDVAKFKEYFKTNPDAAQYLSQKETDAELNAKYQIYSTLVKAGLYTTVSEGKLKYEMEANKVNFAYAAALYSSIKDSDVKISDDEIVAYMKKNEKKFKADETREIQYVLVEDKASKEDEAEIKAKITALLNGRVEYNTKTGKNDTLPGFKSATNIAEFVNSNSDVPYDSTYVPKNALPAIDADKLFSLPAGAIYGPYVYGKYYAISKSLGFKAGVNAKASHILIAYEGSQTPNAKEKRTKEEAKAKAEEILAQVQANPDSFMMLAFTSSDDSSAQQGGDLGYFGPNQMVKPFNDFVFNNGIGKIGLVETPFGFHIIKITDKQDGIRLATIAQKIEPSEATSDKVFTLATKFEMDAANKDFNATAKELGLKVAAPVTAKALDEQFGPLGNQRNIIRWAYDKETSKGDVKRFEIANIGHVIAQYKSENKSGLVSVTLARPYVEPILKNKKKAEMLKAKMTGSSLEAIAKSAGVAVQQAADVTMDNPVLPGGVGQEPRVVGNAFALAANKISAPIEGNTGVYVVKNISTVKAPAAANHAEYVAKVKAQSASDASRILPALKANAKIEDNRLQFNY